From uncultured Desulfobacter sp.:
GCATTGCAGACGCCACAATCCGATCCGGGCGGGTGCGGGTGGTGCTTGACAGCGCGTTATCCCCGAAAAACGACAACACCCCGAATACCGGGAAGCAAAAAATTGCAAGTCTGCTGAACCGGGCTGCCGACACAATAACACCAGCAGAACCGGCCTTTGAAGATGCGTTTATGGCCCTGATCCCAAGGGGCGATGCCCAGCTTCATACGCCACCTTCAGATCAGACAACGCCATGGGTTCCGGGGCAGTCATCCGGGGATGGTGCGGCCGTAATAACAAACAATTTATGCAAAAAATTTGGCGATTTTACGGCGGTTTCCGACCTCACCCTTGATGTCCGCCAGGGTGAAATTTTTGGGTTGCTGGGTCCAAATGGCGCCGGCAAAAGCACCACATTCCGCATGCTGTGCGGGCTTTTACCCGCCACATCCGGAGACATCCGGGTGGCGGGCCGCAATCTGCGGCGATCCCGTGCCAAAGCCAGGGCACGTCTGGGATATATGGCCCAGCAATTTTCTCTTTATGGCCAGCTCAGTGTGAAGGAAAACTTTAAATTTTTCGGCAGGGCATACGGCCTTTCTGGCCGACACCTCAAAAACAGAATGGCCTGGGCTTTTGATGAATTTGGATTAGACGCCTGGCAGGACAAACCGGCCGGGGAGCTTCCCGGCGGGTACAAACAGCGTCTTTCCATGGCCACGGCCCTGCTCCACGAACCGGACATATTGTTTTTAGATGAGCCCACCTCCGGGGTGGACCCTTTTGCCCGTCGCGAATTCTGGCTGCGCATCAACGGGTTTGCCGAACAGGGGGTCACCGTCATCGTCACTACCCATTTTATGGAAGAGGCGGAATACTGCGACCGCATGGTGATCATCAGCCGGGGCAAAACCCTGGCCATGGGCACACCGGGGGAAATCCGCAGCCTGGCCCGGACACCTGAGACCCCGGACCCTACCATGGATGATGCCTTTATCGCCCTTTCACAAGGAGACCGGCCATGACCCGATTTTTCATGCGCCTTTTCGGAGTGCTTCGCAAGGAGACCCTCCAGATTTTAAGGGACCCCAGCTCCATTATCCTGGCCCTGGTCATGCCCATGGTGTTGCTGATAATTTTCGGATATGGGGTGAGCCTGGATGCCGAACATGTGCCCTTGATTCTTGTCAATGGTGACGAAGGTCCCATGTCCCGGGAACTTGCGGCCCGCTTTGCAAGTTCCGCCAACTTTAAAATAAAAAC
This genomic window contains:
- a CDS encoding ATP-binding cassette domain-containing protein; translated protein: MNSSASVALSTKDTGVENTPLMHADRICKTFDTPSGKKIQALDGISLKVVQGRVTGLVGADGAGKTTLIRIAAGLLVPTTGQMTLLGLDSVDHSLEIQSRVGYMPQKFGLYQDLTVIENLRLYADLQGVALKERHARFDKLLSMTDLSAYTKRRAGALSGGMKQKLGLACALVKSPELLLLDEPTVGVDPVSRRELWKIVYDLVENDRIGVLVSTAYLDEAQRCDQVKVLHQGRLLAQGSPDRFTAGMTGRVFLAAPDEQMRARQIYTRLAGQEGIADATIRSGRVRVVLDSALSPKNDNTPNTGKQKIASLLNRAADTITPAEPAFEDAFMALIPRGDAQLHTPPSDQTTPWVPGQSSGDGAAVITNNLCKKFGDFTAVSDLTLDVRQGEIFGLLGPNGAGKSTTFRMLCGLLPATSGDIRVAGRNLRRSRAKARARLGYMAQQFSLYGQLSVKENFKFFGRAYGLSGRHLKNRMAWAFDEFGLDAWQDKPAGELPGGYKQRLSMATALLHEPDILFLDEPTSGVDPFARREFWLRINGFAEQGVTVIVTTHFMEEAEYCDRMVIISRGKTLAMGTPGEIRSLARTPETPDPTMDDAFIALSQGDRP